In the Terriglobia bacterium genome, GGAGATGTTGAAGGCCGGGTCGTTGATTTCGGCGAGGGCGGAGTAGAGCGTGGTGGTTTTGCCCGAGCCCGTCGGCCCGGTCACGTACAGGATTCCGTAGGGCTGGTCGATCAGTTCGCGGACCAGCTTGAGGGTGGGCTCGTGGGAGATGACCTTGTCGAGTCCCAGCATGGTGTTGGACTTGTCGAGGATGCGCAGGCAGACTTTTTCTCCCCACTTGCCGGGAATGGTGGAGACGCGGAAATCAATCGGCTTGGATTCCATGTAGACGGAGATGCGGCCGTCCTGCGGCAGGCGCTTCTCGCTGATGTCGAGCTTGGAGATGATCTTGAGGCGCGAAATGAGCCCGAGCTGCACTTTCTTGGGCAGGTTCTGAATGGTCTGGAGGACGCCGTCAATGCGGTAGCGGATGATGACGTCTTTCTCCATCGGCTCGACATGGATGTCGCTGGCGCCCTTCTTGATGGCCAGTCCGAGCACGGAATTGGCGAGGCGGATGATGGGCGCGTCCTCGCTGGCGGACATCAGGTCCTGCTTGCTTTCGGCGATTTTGTCCTCGGAGACCTGGATGTCGCGGATGAGGTCGGACTGCATCATGTCGATCATGGCCTCGGACGAGACCGGCGGCGCAACCAGGGTGGTGGCGGGTGTGACGCCGGTGGCGGGCTTTTCCTCTTCCTTCTTCATGAGCTGGTTGTAGGTGGTGCTCATGAACTTTTTGAAATCTTCCTCGGTGGTGACGACCGGCTCGATCATGACGCCCTTGATGATGCGGCGGATGTCGTCCACGGCGATGATGTTGTTGGGATTGACCATCGCGAGGGAGAGACGGTTGTTGATGAAGGCGATGGGAATCACCTTGTGCTGCAGCATCATGGGCAGGGGAAGCAGCCCGAGCACGCGGGGATCGAAGTGCATTTTGGCGAGGTTGATGAATTCGATGCCGACATGCTGGCTGGCGTTCTCGACACGCTCGGCGAGCACGGTAGTAAGGGCGAGACCGATTTTCGGGTACTGCAGCAGCAGGTCGTGGAAATCGGCCCGTTCCAGCACGGCGCAGGTGGTGGGCTGAAGAGAGGTGACGGAGGCGGTGCGCGGCTTGCCGGTGAGCAGCGCCATTTCGCCGAAGTTCTGTCCCGGACCCAATTCGGTGAGGAGGAAGTCAATGCCGGTGTGCGGGTCCTTTTTGCGGATCTCCACCAGGCCGGCGGTGATGAAGAACATGGAATTGCCCGGCGCGCCTTCCCGGACGATGACCTGGTTGGGCAGGAAGTCGCGGCGCTTCATGCGCTTGACCACCTGCTGGCAGTCGTCCACGGAGAGGGCGCTGAACAGTTTGATGCGCTGCAAGAAATGCTGCGGCTCGGCCGCGGGCTTGGACTCCTCGGGGGCTTCGCGCGTGAAAGCGTCAGCAGCGGCGGCGCCGCCGCCATTCGGCGGGACAACCCCTTTCACCGGCTCAGACGACATGATGGGCCTCCAAACGAGTTTCAGCTTCAGTTTCAGTTTCAGACGGTGGGACCTGAACCCGAAACTGCGCACTCAAAACCCGAAACTGAAACTTCTTCGTCGGGTTGGGACTGACTTCCGCAAGAAACGCCGAGGGGAGAGGCGAGGGATTATACATCAGGCAACGGGAAAGGCTGGATGGATCGCGAAGTCAGCACCCGGGACGGAGGGTACCTCCCTGGCAAGCGGGGACAACGGTTTTTTTTCCCCGGCGCTTGAGCTATAGTGGCGGCTCTGTCAGGAAGCACCAGTGTGCCCGCGCGCGCTGGTCAGGCCGGCCTATGAGCACCACCAGAGCAACGCCGGACAAGGCGAGCGTTTCCAGCGCCTTGCGCACCATGCCCGCCGTCATCTGCTTCGATGGCGACACACTGGCGCACAAGGCGATTGCCGCCTGCCAGCGCTACGCGCGGGTGAAGTACGCCGACCTGGCGTCGCGCGAGGCGGAGACCATCGTGGTGGTCTCCTCGGAACGGCTGCTGGCGCAATACCAGCCGCTGCTGCGCGCGCCCAACATCCGCATCATCGCCCTTTCCGACACCCGCTACCGCGACGCGCGGCTGGACGGCGCTGTGTACGGGTACCTGCCGACCAATACCCAGCCGTTGCTGGTGGAACGCATGATGGACCAGGCGCTGGACCACATCCATCTGTCGGCGACGCGGCGGGAGGCGAACGAGCGGCTGGACCGGGCGACCAACGAGATCAAGGAACTGAACGCGATCGGGGCGGCGCTGTCGGCCGAGCACGACACGGACAAGCTGCTGGAGATGATCCTGACCAAGTCGCGGGAGATCACCAAGAGCGACGCGGGATCGTTGTACCTGGTGGAAGAAGTGCCGCTGGAGGGCGAGGCGCTGCCGCCGGCGCCGGAGGAACTGAAGGAGTACGGCGGCGCCAAGCTGGTGGTCAGCCGCAAGGAAAAAACCAAAAAGGTGCTGCTCTTCAAGCTGCCGCAGAATGACACCGTGGGGAACGTCGCGTTCCGCGAAGCGGTGATGGAGATCAGCGACAAGTCCATCGCGGGCTACGTGGTGCAGACGGGCGAGATCGTGAACCTGGAAGACGCCTATCACCTGCCGGAGCTGGTGCCGTACTCGTTCAACCGCAAGTTCGACGAGGATTCGGGCTACCGCACCAAGTCCATGATCGCGGTGCCGATGCGCAACCCGAAGACGGGGGAGATCGTGGGCGTGGTGCAGTTGATCAACGCCAAGCGGAGCGCCGAGGCGAAGCTGAATTCGCTGTCGGCGGTGGTGACGCAGGTGGTGGCGTACACGGTGCGGCAGCAGGAGATGGTGGCGTCGCTGGCCAGCCAGGCGGCGGTGGCGCTGGAAAACAGCAAGCTGTACCAGAAACAGCAGGAGCTGTTCGAGGGATTCGTGAAGGCGTCGGTGACCGCGATTGAATCGCGAGATCCGACCACGTCGGGCCATTCGGAACGGGTGATGAACCTGACGGTGGCGCTGGCGGAAACGGTGGACCGAGCCGGCGACGGGGTGTACAAGGACGTCCAATTCACGCGCGACCAGATGAAGGAGATCCGGTACGCGTCGCTGCTGCACGATTTCGGCAAGGTGGGCGTGCCCGAGCAAGTGCTGGTCAAGGCGATGAAGTTGCTTCCAGCGGACTTTAGGGATCTCCAGCGGCGGTTCCGCGACTCGGTGAAGCGCAGCATGCAGGTGCGGTCGCTGCAGTCGAAGCTCAATTACGTGCTGGAAAAGGGGCGCGACGAGTACCTTGCCAAGCAGACCGAGTACGACGCGTTCTTCGAGCAGCAGTTGCAGGAAGTGGATGGATTTTTCGCTACGGTGCTGCAGTCGAACGAGCCGACGGTGCTGGCGGAAGGAAATTTCGACAAGCTGAAGGAGATCACGGCGCGGCACTTTTTGGTTTTCGACGGCACGGACGAGCAGTTGCTGACGCCGTACGAGGCGCAGCTGCTGTCGATCCCCAAGGGATCGCTGGATGAAAATGAGCGGCTGCTGATCGAGTCGCACGTGACGCACACCTTCGAGTTTCTCAGCAAGATTCCGTGGACCAAGGAGATCCGTAACATTCCGGAAATCGCGCGCGGCCACCACGAAAAGCTGACCGGGAAGGGATATCCCAACAAGCTGACGGCGCCGGAGATTCCGCTGCAAACGCGGATGATGACGATCTCCGACATTTTTGACGCGCTGGGGGCGAGCGACCGTCCTTACAAAAAGGCCGTGACACTGGAAAGGTCGCTGCAAATCCTGGAGGCGGAGGTGAAGGACGGCAACATCGATTCCAACCTGTTCCGCCTGTTCGTGGAAGCCAAGATTTGGGAGCGCTGGTATCAGGCACCGTTCCCGTACTAGCTCTCAGCTATCAGCTCTCAGCTTTCAGTCTGTAACGCCGACAGCGACGTGAGTGGTGGGCCCGGATTTTGCCATGTGATACGCGCTCACTACGCCAGATACAGCTCCGCCAATAAGGCGTACGCCCGGCGCAGGTGCGGGATCACGATGGAGCCGCCGACCATGAGCGCGACGTTGAGCGCTTCCTCCTGCTCGGGACGCGAGGCGCCGAGGCGGTACGACTGGATGATGTGGTAGTTGATGCAGTCGTCGCAGCGCAGCCCGGCGGAAACCACCAGCCCCATCAATTCCTTGTACTTGGCCGGGATCGCGCCTTCCAGGTAGGTATTGTGGTCGAGGTTGTAGAAGCGCTTGACCAGGTAGTTGTCGGCGGCGTCCACGTTCTCATTCAGCCGGCGGCGCGTGGCAAGGAATTGGCGCGCGATGGGGCTGCGCGCGGCGGCGTCTTGTTCGCTGTGGAGGTAGGCGGGCTCGCGGCGATCGTCAGGCATGGGGCAATTCTATCGGGTGATCGGGCGATCGGGCGATCGAACAGCAATTCACCATCTTTGCCGATTGCGGATTGAAGAACGGCAGTACGAGCGCATAGACTCTGGCGATGCGCTTTCAACCAAGTTCACGTTTCCCTATGTACTTAATACTGGCCATCCTGGGCGGGCTGGCGTTTGCGATGCTGGCCATGTCAGGCCGGTCCGCAACGCTGCAGAACTCCCAACATGGCCCGGTATTGACGGAAACACACCGGTCATATCGCTTTCATCGCGATGGGTGGACGTATGTGCACCTGGAGGGATCGCCGGCGGAGATCGGATATCAGCACGGGTACCTGCTGGCGCCGGAAATCGAGGACGCGTTCCAGGCGGTGAAGCTGCAGAACACGCACAACACCAAGCGCGATTGGGATTTTTTCCGCGCGACGGCGCGCGACGTCCTGTGGCCGCACATTGACACCGAGTACCAGCAGGAATTGCAGGGGATCGCCAATGGGCTGAAGGGGCGCGGCGCCGCCATGGATGTGTGGGACGTGGTGGCGCTGAACGCCTTCGAGGAGGTGCCGGATTACTATGTGCCGTGGCTGGAGGAGAAGCAGAAACGCGCGGGGTTGGAAGCGCCGGAACATCCACCGCTGCACGCGCCGGGGAATTGCAGCGCGTTCGTGGCCACCGGGAGCTGGACGAAGGATCATCGTCCGGTGATCGCGCACAATAACTGGACCAGCGTTCTACACGGGGCGCGCTGGCGAATCATCTTCGACATCGTGCCGCAGAAGGGCTACCGCATGATCATGGACGGATTTCCGGGGGTGATCGTCAGCGATGACGACTTCACCATCAATGCGGCGGGCCTGGCGGTGACGGAGACGACGATCGCGCGCTTCCACGGCTACGATCCCAACGGCAAGCCGGAGTTCGTGCGCGCCCGCAAGGCGACACAGTACGCGAAGTCCATCGATGAGTACGTCAAGATCATGAACGACGGCAACAACGGCGGCTACGCCAACGACTGGCTGCTGGCGGACTTCAACACCGGCGAGGTGGCGCGCTTCGAGCAGGGCCTGAAGCACACTCGTCTATGGCGGACGAAGGACGGGTACTACGTGGGGTCGAATTTTCCCAGCGACCCGGAATTAATCAAGGACGAAACCGATTTCGATGTCAGCGACAAGTCGAGCTCGATGAACGCGCGGCACGCGCGCTGGGACCAGTTGATGGCGCAGCATAAAGGGAAGATTGACGCCGCGCTGGCGGAGAAGTTCGAGAGCGACCACTACGATTCATTCCAGAAGAAAGAAGAGGCGAGCGAGCGGACGCTGTGCGGGCACGTGGAGACGTCGCCGCGCGGGACCAAGGAATGGGACTGGGATCCGTATTATCCCGGAGGCACGGTGCAGGCCAAGGCCGCCGACGCGGCCATGGCGAAGAAGATGGCTTTCGTGGCGCGCGCCGGTCATGCGTGCGGCGGCAACTTCAAGGCGGCGGAGTTCCTGGCGGCGCATCCGGAGTTTGCATGGCAAAAACCGGCGCTGACGGACATGATCGCCGGGCCGTGGACGGAGTTCACGATCGGCGAGAGGAAGTGAGTTTGGATTTTGGAATTGGTAATTTGCAATCTGCAATTGGGCCTGCGCTTCGCCAACCACCGGGCTACGATAAAATTCAAAGTCGCATATTTTCCGCACGAAAGGCTCTCCGGCCGATGAGAATGCTATTTGGAACCGACGGGATCCGCGGCGTGGCGGGCGATCCGCCGCTGGATGCCGCTACCGTGTATGCCGTGGGTGCGGCGCTGGGGCAGCAGTTGAAGGCGCAGCACGGCGACGCGCAGGTGGTGATCGGGCAGGACACGCGGGAGTCGAGCGCGTGGATTGCGGAGTCGCTGACACGCGGACTGGAATCGGCGGGCGTCGCCGCGCAGAGCGCAGGCGTGATCACCACGCCGGCGGTGGCTTTTTTGGCGCGCGGCGGTTTTGCCGCGGGCGTGGTGATTTCCGCATCGCACAATCCCTGGACCGATAACGGCATCAAGATCTTCGGGCACGACGGCTACAAGCTTTCCGATGAGGTGGAGGAAAAACTGGAGGGCGACATCTTCGCGCTGCTGCACGGGAACCGGGTTCCGGCCGCCGCGGCGCAGCCAAGCGACAAGCCGGGGCCGATGGGGACCGAGCCGCGGCTGCTGAAGGAATATGTCGCGTGGCTGGCGAAAAACGTGGAAGGGACTTCGCTGCGCCGCCTGCGCGTGCTGGTGGACTGTGCGAACGGAGCGGCGACACCGGTGGCGCACGAGGTGTTTCGAATTTGCGGCATTCACGCCGAACTGACCTGCGATCAGCCGAGCGGGCAGAACATCAACGAGAGTTGCGGCGCGCTCCATCCGAAAATCGTCGCGGAAAAAGTCGCGCAGCGGCGCGGGATCTTCGACCTGGGAGTCACCTTCGACGGAGACGCAGACCGGGCGCTGTTCTCGGACCGCAAAGGACGAGTGGTGAACGGCGACGCCGTCCTGCTGCTGGCGGCGCGCGACATGAAGGCGCGGGGGCGGCTGAAGGGCGACACGGTGGTGGCGACCACGATGTCGAACATGGGCCTGGAGGTGGCACTGGAGCGCAGCGGCATCCGCATGCTGCGGGCGCCGGTGGGAGACAAATACGTGCTGGAGGAGATGAAAAAGACAGGCGCGACGCTGGGAGGCGAGCAGTCGGGACACATCATCTTCCGCGACGGCGATTCCACCACCGGCGACGGCCTGCTGACCGCGTTGCGGGTGATGGAGGTGATGGCGCGCAGCGGAAAGCCGCTGCACGAACTGGTCGGCGATTTGAAGGTCTATCCGCAGACGATCAAGAACGTGCGGGTCAGGGAGAAGACCCCGTTCGCCGATTTGCCCGAGGTCGCCGGCGCCATTGACGCGGCGCAGAAGGAGCTGCACGGGAGCGGAAGGGTCGTGGTGCGATATTCCGGGACGGAGGCGCTGGCGCGCGTGATGGTGGAAGCGGAGTCGGAAGACACGATGCGGCGGATCACGGAAGGAATCGCGGGAGCGATTGAGAGAGCGATAGGGATTTCGTAATTTGGTAATTTTGTAATTTGGTAATTTGAAATACAGGTGGCAGTCAGAGGCAAGACTCGACGCCTGACCTCTGGAAATTACTAAATTACCAACTTACGAAATTACCAAGTCCTGGAACCCCACATGATCGACATCGCTGCCAACGATCGCGTATTCGTTCTGACCGGCGCGGGAGTGAGCGCGGAGAGCGGGCTGCCGACGTTTCGCGGGGCGGGCGGGTTGTGGCGGGGTTATCGCGTGGAGGAGGTCGCGTCGCCGGTGGCGTGGGCGCGCGATCCGCGGATGGTGTGGGAGTTTTATTCCATGCGGCGCAAAGCGCACCGCGAGAAGCAGCCGAACCCGGCGCACTTCGCGCTGGCAAAACTGGAGGAGGCGCTCGGGGACCGGTTTTTCCTGTGCACGCAGAATGTGGACAAGCTGCACGAGGAGGCGGGGTCGCGCAGCGTGGTCCACATGCACGGGCGGCTGTTCCAGAGCCGGTGCGACAGCTGCGCCCGGCCGCCGTTCGAGGACGCCAACATCTACGAGGACGAGGTGCCGCGCTGCGCGTGCGGCGGGCAAATCCGGCCGCATATCTGCTGGTTCGGCGAAACGCCGTACGAGATGGAGGTGATTGAGCGGGAACTGCAGCGCTGCTCGGTGTTCATGGCGGTGGGAACGTCGGGCGTGGTGTACCCGGCGGCGGCATTCGCGGCTCAGGCACGCCGCAGCGGCGGGGCGAGGACGTATTACGTAGGGCCGGAGGAACC is a window encoding:
- the tadA gene encoding Flp pilus assembly complex ATPase component TadA; the protein is MSSEPVKGVVPPNGGGAAAADAFTREAPEESKPAAEPQHFLQRIKLFSALSVDDCQQVVKRMKRRDFLPNQVIVREGAPGNSMFFITAGLVEIRKKDPHTGIDFLLTELGPGQNFGEMALLTGKPRTASVTSLQPTTCAVLERADFHDLLLQYPKIGLALTTVLAERVENASQHVGIEFINLAKMHFDPRVLGLLPLPMMLQHKVIPIAFINNRLSLAMVNPNNIIAVDDIRRIIKGVMIEPVVTTEEDFKKFMSTTYNQLMKKEEEKPATGVTPATTLVAPPVSSEAMIDMMQSDLIRDIQVSEDKIAESKQDLMSASEDAPIIRLANSVLGLAIKKGASDIHVEPMEKDVIIRYRIDGVLQTIQNLPKKVQLGLISRLKIISKLDISEKRLPQDGRISVYMESKPIDFRVSTIPGKWGEKVCLRILDKSNTMLGLDKVISHEPTLKLVRELIDQPYGILYVTGPTGSGKTTTLYSALAEINDPAFNISTAEDPIEYDLAGVNQIQVHPDIGLDFARILRAFLRQDPDIILVGETRDKETAHIAVEAALTGHLVFTTLHTNSAAGAFTRLNEMGIEPFLVSSSTIGVMAQRLARRLCKHCKEEYVAEDATCDYMGLPRGSKFWKGRGCDACAGKGVKGRIGIYEVMKMNAELRSMVAKGALTEDIHNAALRHGMLDLKKYAGLLLLNGDTSVEEVLQVVSVQE
- a CDS encoding GAF domain-containing protein, with translation MSTTRATPDKASVSSALRTMPAVICFDGDTLAHKAIAACQRYARVKYADLASREAETIVVVSSERLLAQYQPLLRAPNIRIIALSDTRYRDARLDGAVYGYLPTNTQPLLVERMMDQALDHIHLSATRREANERLDRATNEIKELNAIGAALSAEHDTDKLLEMILTKSREITKSDAGSLYLVEEVPLEGEALPPAPEELKEYGGAKLVVSRKEKTKKVLLFKLPQNDTVGNVAFREAVMEISDKSIAGYVVQTGEIVNLEDAYHLPELVPYSFNRKFDEDSGYRTKSMIAVPMRNPKTGEIVGVVQLINAKRSAEAKLNSLSAVVTQVVAYTVRQQEMVASLASQAAVALENSKLYQKQQELFEGFVKASVTAIESRDPTTSGHSERVMNLTVALAETVDRAGDGVYKDVQFTRDQMKEIRYASLLHDFGKVGVPEQVLVKAMKLLPADFRDLQRRFRDSVKRSMQVRSLQSKLNYVLEKGRDEYLAKQTEYDAFFEQQLQEVDGFFATVLQSNEPTVLAEGNFDKLKEITARHFLVFDGTDEQLLTPYEAQLLSIPKGSLDENERLLIESHVTHTFEFLSKIPWTKEIRNIPEIARGHHEKLTGKGYPNKLTAPEIPLQTRMMTISDIFDALGASDRPYKKAVTLERSLQILEAEVKDGNIDSNLFRLFVEAKIWERWYQAPFPY
- a CDS encoding carboxymuconolactone decarboxylase family protein, with product MPDDRREPAYLHSEQDAAARSPIARQFLATRRRLNENVDAADNYLVKRFYNLDHNTYLEGAIPAKYKELMGLVVSAGLRCDDCINYHIIQSYRLGASRPEQEEALNVALMVGGSIVIPHLRRAYALLAELYLA
- a CDS encoding peptidase C45, with product MYLILAILGGLAFAMLAMSGRSATLQNSQHGPVLTETHRSYRFHRDGWTYVHLEGSPAEIGYQHGYLLAPEIEDAFQAVKLQNTHNTKRDWDFFRATARDVLWPHIDTEYQQELQGIANGLKGRGAAMDVWDVVALNAFEEVPDYYVPWLEEKQKRAGLEAPEHPPLHAPGNCSAFVATGSWTKDHRPVIAHNNWTSVLHGARWRIIFDIVPQKGYRMIMDGFPGVIVSDDDFTINAAGLAVTETTIARFHGYDPNGKPEFVRARKATQYAKSIDEYVKIMNDGNNGGYANDWLLADFNTGEVARFEQGLKHTRLWRTKDGYYVGSNFPSDPELIKDETDFDVSDKSSSMNARHARWDQLMAQHKGKIDAALAEKFESDHYDSFQKKEEASERTLCGHVETSPRGTKEWDWDPYYPGGTVQAKAADAAMAKKMAFVARAGHACGGNFKAAEFLAAHPEFAWQKPALTDMIAGPWTEFTIGERK
- the glmM gene encoding phosphoglucosamine mutase — translated: MRMLFGTDGIRGVAGDPPLDAATVYAVGAALGQQLKAQHGDAQVVIGQDTRESSAWIAESLTRGLESAGVAAQSAGVITTPAVAFLARGGFAAGVVISASHNPWTDNGIKIFGHDGYKLSDEVEEKLEGDIFALLHGNRVPAAAAQPSDKPGPMGTEPRLLKEYVAWLAKNVEGTSLRRLRVLVDCANGAATPVAHEVFRICGIHAELTCDQPSGQNINESCGALHPKIVAEKVAQRRGIFDLGVTFDGDADRALFSDRKGRVVNGDAVLLLAARDMKARGRLKGDTVVATTMSNMGLEVALERSGIRMLRAPVGDKYVLEEMKKTGATLGGEQSGHIIFRDGDSTTGDGLLTALRVMEVMARSGKPLHELVGDLKVYPQTIKNVRVREKTPFADLPEVAGAIDAAQKELHGSGRVVVRYSGTEALARVMVEAESEDTMRRITEGIAGAIERAIGIS
- a CDS encoding NAD-dependent deacylase, whose translation is MIDIAANDRVFVLTGAGVSAESGLPTFRGAGGLWRGYRVEEVASPVAWARDPRMVWEFYSMRRKAHREKQPNPAHFALAKLEEALGDRFFLCTQNVDKLHEEAGSRSVVHMHGRLFQSRCDSCARPPFEDANIYEDEVPRCACGGQIRPHICWFGETPYEMEVIERELQRCSVFMAVGTSGVVYPAAAFAAQARRSGGARTYYVGPEEPANRALFDECYLGMAGELLPRLFHWSQLGAVSV